In a genomic window of Styela clava chromosome 11, kaStyClav1.hap1.2, whole genome shotgun sequence:
- the LOC120347304 gene encoding caspase-6-like gives MDKAQHNDIDPQTKDEESCDTQTDALPSLTTILGKKKVNGGKSKHHNFADKLLKYKMDYPNTSERGHVVIINNENFHWTTGMNSRKGTDADANNLSRLFNKLDFKVGVYRDQTTTDMMEIVKQMADKDHKDYDCFIMVLLSHGDDGKIYGTDGLVEIKKIVDSFRGESCPSLAGKPKIFLFQACRGTKHEVPIKPSGDTVDSADVVDSKKQNETVVDAAVKATIPSGSDFLFCYSVAEGFYSHRDTLYGSWYVQAFVEVFEEELINKGKDNAEKMDVLDLLTLVNYKVSLRSVERTRNPDAIGKKQMPCFLSMLTKKLFLTPKK, from the exons ATGGACAAAGCGCAGCATAATGATATTGATCCACAAACGAAAGATGAAGAATCCTGCGATACACAAACAGACGCGTTACCTTCACTTACAACTATACTGGGAAAGAAAAAGGTGAATGGTGGAAAGTCAAAACACCATAATTTCGCTGACAAACTTCTGAAGTACAAGATGGACTACCCAAACACTAGCGAGAGAGGACATGTTGtaataataaacaatgaaaacttTCACTGGACAACAG GTATGAATTCAAGAAAAGGAACTGACGCAGATGCCAACAATCTCTCCAGGTTGTTTAACAAACTTGATTTTAAGGTTGGAGTTTATAGAGACCAGACAACAACAGACATGATGGAG aTTGTGAAACAAATGGCTGACAAAGACCACAAAGATTACGATTGTTTTATTATGGTGTTGCTTAGTCATGGAGATGATGGTAAGATTTATGGAACTGATGGATTAGTAGAAATCAAGAAAATTGTTGACAGCTTTCGTGGTGAAAGTTGTCCTAGTTTAGCAGGGAAACCAAAGATTTTCCTTTTCCAG GCATGCAGAGGAACCAAGCATGAAGTACCAATAAAGCCATCAGGAGATACAGTTGATAGTGCCGATGTTGTTGACAGCAAAAAGCAAAATGAAACAGTAGTTGATGCTGCTGTCAAAGCAACCATTCCAAGTGGATCAGATTTTCTTTTTTGCTATTCAGTTGCTGAAG gcTTCTATTCTCACAGAGATACTTTGTATGGATCATGGTACGTTCAAGCATTTGTGGAAGTTTTCGAAGAAGAATTGATTAACAAAG GCAAAGACAATGCAGAAAAGATGGATGTACTAGACTTATTAACTCTAGTCAATTACAAGGTGTCACTGAGAAGCGTGGAAAGGACAAGGAATCCTGATGCTATTGGAAAGAAGCAAATGCCTTGCTTTCTTTCAATGCTAACAAAAAAGTTATTTCTGACACCAAAGAAATGA